Within Dehalococcoidia bacterium, the genomic segment GAGACAGAGCTGCGCGAGCGCCGCCATCCTACGCGCTGGGAGCTGGACGCCGCCGCGCCGGCCAATCCCGTGCGCCTCATCCATGCAAGCGGCCACGGCTGCGTGCTCAACTCGCGGGCGCTGTGGCTGTCAGGCATCGGCCTGGAGAGCGAGGAGCCGGCCGGCGGCCACATCGGCCGGCGGCTGAAAGACGGCGAGCCGGATGGTCTGCTCCTCGGCATGAACGCGGCGGTCGAGCGCGCCGTGCCGCCGGCGGAGTACGCCGATTTGCGTACACAGGTCGCCGAGGCGGACCGCCGGCTGCTGGCCCAGGGCATCACGGCCGTCCAGGACATGGGCGTGCAAAACGACGCGGCCACACTGGCGATGTTCGAGCGGCTGCGGCAGGACGGCGCCCTGAGCGTGGCGCTGACGCCCGCGATCGGCATCGAGCCGTTCCTCGCCGGCAATCTCCCGCCCGGCTGGACGGGGATGGTGAAGATCGTGATTGAAGAGCTGGGCGACGAGCTGCACCCCGATGCAGTGACCCTCGGCGCACAGATCGGCGCGATTCACGCCCGCGGCGCCCGCGCGGCGGTGCACTGCATCGGCCGCCAGGCCGTGCAGCAGGCGATCGCCGCCTTCGAGACGCTCGCGCAACGGGAGCCCATCCGCGCGCGGCGGCACCGGCTGGAGCACGCGGCGCTCTGCCGGCCGCAAGAGGCGGGGCGCGCGGCGGCGCTCGGCCTGCTCGTCGTCTGCAACCCCGGCCTGCTCCGCCCGAACGGCGACCGCTATCTGCGTGATCTGCCCGCCGGCGATCTCCCCTGGCTGCACAACCCCGCCACGTTCGCCGCCGCGGGCATTCCTGTTGCAATCGGCAGCGACGCGCCGGTAGGCCCGCCCGATGCGCTAGGATCGATCGCGGCCGCTGCCTCGCGGCTGAGCGCCTCTGGGCAGCGGCTCCCAGGCAAGGTTGCGCCGCTCGCCGACGCGCTGCGGGCACATACGCTGCACGCCGCCAACGCCGGCGGCAGCGAACGCGAACGCGGCGCCCTGCGGCCGGGAGCGGCGGCGGACCTGGTCCGCCTGCCGGCCGCGGCCTTCGCTGACCCGGCCGTGCTGGGCGGAAGCCGGCCGCGCGTCATGCAAGCGGGAATCTGGAGAGACGGGGGACGCGAATGAAGCGAAGCGTTGCGATCAGCGGCGCCCTCGGCGGCCTCGTGTTGTGGTCCGCGCCAATCCTCTGGTCCGCTCCGGCCCAGCAAGGCCCTACGGCGATCACGATCGAGCCGCAGCCCGTGTACCGCGGCTGCAACTCGATCGTCGTGACCGCGCCGCTGGGCACGAGCTGGAAGGAGATCGTCGAACGCTTCGCCGATCCCTCGACGGTGCGCGGCGTCTGGCAGTTCGACAACGTGGCGCAGCGGTATCACGGCGTCTATTTCCCCAGCTCCACCGCGCCCACGGATGGCCCCGCGAGCAGCGCCGCCTCCGTGATGGGGCTGTTCTTCTGCGTCTCGGCCGACGGCAGTATCTCGTAAGGCCGGTTCAATCGCGGCTCGCATCGCCGCGAGACAGAACAAACGCCCGCACCCCGGGCAACCGTTGCTACGATCGCCGCACGGCCTGCTCGAGCGGGTCCGGCGGAGCGTGCCGTGCGAGCCACGCGTCTGGTGCATGGCGGAGCGCTGGCGAGCGTGGCGATCGCCGCCGTGCTGGTCCTCGGCTCGCAGGGTCGCGCGGCGCGGGCGCAGCTTGCGCCGGTGGTGCTCTACCCTCCGCAGATCGGCGCCGACGGCATCACCCTGACCTGGTCAGCGTCGCAGGCAGAAGCCTACTACGTGATCTACCGCTCAGACCCCGAGCACGCGGGCACAATCGCGATCACAACGGTCAGCGCGACGACCTGGTTGGACGAAGACGTCTACGCGCCGGGTCAGTACTGTTACTCCG encodes:
- a CDS encoding amidohydrolase family protein, translated to MLPLVLHHADLHTMNRARPRAGALLIRDGRIAAVGTDADVRAAAGTRYDAIDCGGDLLLPAFVDAHIHLLAYAAGLASVDCSPAAAPDIPALLAAIAARAVISEPGRWIRAVGYRETELRERRHPTRWELDAAAPANPVRLIHASGHGCVLNSRALWLSGIGLESEEPAGGHIGRRLKDGEPDGLLLGMNAAVERAVPPAEYADLRTQVAEADRRLLAQGITAVQDMGVQNDAATLAMFERLRQDGALSVALTPAIGIEPFLAGNLPPGWTGMVKIVIEELGDELHPDAVTLGAQIGAIHARGARAAVHCIGRQAVQQAIAAFETLAQREPIRARRHRLEHAALCRPQEAGRAAALGLLVVCNPGLLRPNGDRYLRDLPAGDLPWLHNPATFAAAGIPVAIGSDAPVGPPDALGSIAAAASRLSASGQRLPGKVAPLADALRAHTLHAANAGGSERERGALRPGAAADLVRLPAAAFADPAVLGGSRPRVMQAGIWRDGGRE